The following coding sequences are from one Chondrinema litorale window:
- the traK gene encoding conjugative transposon protein TraK yields MLIRNLENKMKLAFAVSIGSFITSIVIVAITFGFAYQLVIKSQGQIYVLDGSVPQLATQTDISVNREVEYQSHINLFHMLFFNLPPDDEFMKENISKAMYLIDKSGQIEYNNLKEKGYYNAILASSAILSIRTDSIKVDMEKNSFMYYGTQRIERETSILKRSLITSGNFKDVPRTENNPHGVLIENWKTILNKDISHDRKRKL; encoded by the coding sequence ATGTTAATTAGAAACCTAGAAAACAAAATGAAACTTGCCTTTGCTGTGTCAATAGGTAGTTTTATTACTTCAATTGTAATTGTAGCAATCACTTTTGGCTTTGCTTATCAACTTGTAATAAAAAGTCAAGGCCAGATTTATGTTCTGGATGGCTCTGTACCTCAACTTGCAACTCAAACAGATATTTCTGTGAACAGAGAGGTTGAGTATCAATCTCATATAAATTTATTTCATATGCTTTTTTTCAATTTGCCACCAGATGATGAATTTATGAAAGAAAACATATCTAAAGCAATGTATTTGATTGATAAGTCAGGACAAATAGAATATAATAACTTAAAAGAAAAAGGATATTATAATGCTATTCTTGCAAGCTCTGCCATTCTCTCTATTCGTACAGATTCCATTAAGGTAGATATGGAAAAGAATAGTTTCATGTATTATGGAACACAACGGATAGAAAGAGAAACTTCTATTTTAAAGCGAAGTTTAATTACATCTGGAAATTTTAAAGATGTTCCTAGAACAGAAAACAATCCTCATGGAGTGTTAATAGAAAACTGGAAAACGATTTTGAATAAAGATATTAGTCATGATCGGAAAAGGAAATTATAA
- a CDS encoding antA/AntB antirepressor family protein, producing MELIKIYNGSLVNARELWEFLEVNTKFSMWINRMIQYGFEEGKEFFPILGKTPEKGGRPKTEYYLTISMAKEIAMLQRNDKGREARRYFIKCEETLQALKQEDKRFETFLKLESTKNRLRENIENIGGTYEDYLQIDLDGRKVLFNGNPIPDDELQIVLLKGRDFATELTNMHLNTEEHSVDNANILNKAHHKEVRETIQNSMKINPENIPTKEKIKKLGE from the coding sequence ATGGAATTAATAAAAATATATAATGGGAGTCTAGTTAATGCCAGAGAATTATGGGAGTTTTTAGAGGTTAATACTAAGTTTTCTATGTGGATAAACCGTATGATACAATATGGTTTTGAAGAAGGGAAAGAGTTTTTCCCAATTTTGGGAAAAACCCCTGAGAAAGGTGGTAGACCGAAAACAGAATATTATTTAACAATAAGTATGGCTAAAGAAATAGCTATGCTTCAAAGAAACGATAAGGGAAGAGAAGCTCGTAGATATTTTATAAAATGTGAGGAAACTCTACAAGCACTTAAGCAAGAAGATAAAAGGTTTGAGACTTTTTTAAAATTGGAGTCTACAAAAAATAGATTAAGAGAGAATATTGAAAATATAGGTGGTACCTACGAAGACTATCTTCAAATAGATTTAGACGGACGAAAAGTACTTTTTAATGGAAACCCCATTCCAGATGATGAATTACAAATAGTATTATTAAAAGGTCGTGATTTTGCTACTGAATTAACAAATATGCATTTAAACACAGAAGAACATAGTGTTGATAATGCCAATATTCTCAATAAGGCTCACCACAAAGAAGTAAGAGAAACAATACAAAACAGTATGAAAATTAACCCTGAAAACATCCCCACTAAAGAAAAAATTAAAAAGCTAGGAGAATAA
- a CDS encoding helix-turn-helix domain-containing protein, protein MHNLDLKLIGERFRMLRTELDLSQKQIAEQLDVHQNAISRLEKGIGASLELFLKLVSFYSNYFVVDKILAKYFSVVRKDDSTMSYLDDVAIEKLKQVQEDFNKGVADIITLLEMD, encoded by the coding sequence ATGCATAACCTTGACCTTAAATTAATTGGCGAACGTTTTAGAATGCTGAGAACAGAGTTGGATTTAAGCCAAAAACAAATAGCAGAGCAATTAGATGTACACCAAAATGCTATTTCAAGATTAGAAAAAGGGATAGGAGCCAGCCTTGAATTATTTTTAAAACTTGTGAGTTTTTACAGTAATTATTTTGTAGTAGATAAAATTTTAGCCAAGTATTTTTCAGTTGTAAGAAAAGACGATTCAACGATGAGTTATTTGGATGATGTAGCTATAGAAAAGCTCAAGCAAGTACAAGAAGACTTTAATAAAGGTGTAGCAGATATTATTACATTATTAGAGATGGATTGA
- a CDS encoding DUF4099 domain-containing protein, producing MEFNIKDLPYKSFEKLGMSKRDILNLPKDDLVALLSGKTTSLKPIHIKDNGIDYKADVKLSLYNLPDNSIGVKVHPYRKEIKNEYNLTQNELTKLQNGELVVGTRVSMNGEKDKYIYQLDKEINEIKSIRVNNIKIPDQVNTILLSPDQKNALLEGKHVKVTDKDNNGKTLAIDLINIKGFTLKEDLSQGKKKGVGKKAEVEDSPKNQSDRSIEKPQKITMKR from the coding sequence ATGGAGTTTAATATTAAAGATTTACCTTACAAGAGTTTTGAAAAATTGGGAATGTCTAAACGAGATATTCTTAACTTACCTAAAGATGATTTGGTAGCTTTACTTTCAGGAAAAACTACCAGTTTGAAACCTATACACATTAAGGATAATGGTATTGATTATAAGGCTGATGTAAAGCTGAGTTTATATAACTTACCGGATAACTCAATTGGGGTTAAAGTACATCCTTATCGTAAAGAAATTAAAAATGAATATAACCTGACTCAAAATGAGCTTACGAAATTGCAAAATGGTGAGCTAGTAGTTGGTACAAGAGTTTCTATGAATGGAGAAAAGGATAAGTATATCTATCAGCTTGATAAAGAGATTAATGAAATTAAGTCTATTAGAGTAAATAATATTAAAATTCCAGATCAGGTTAATACTATTTTGTTATCTCCAGATCAGAAAAATGCTTTGTTAGAAGGTAAACATGTAAAAGTTACTGATAAGGATAATAATGGAAAAACATTAGCAATTGATTTAATCAATATTAAAGGATTCACTTTAAAAGAAGATTTGTCTCAAGGCAAAAAGAAAGGTGTTGGTAAAAAGGCAGAGGTTGAAGATAGTCCAAAAAATCAAAGTGATCGCAGTATAGAAAAACCTCAGAAGATCACAATGAAGAGATGA
- the traM gene encoding conjugative transposon protein TraM, with amino-acid sequence MKIKFNQPKYILPLIVLPFTFIIAYLVDSNFAFGSEEELGVELKETDKFNTEIPEPHLDKRDVKDKFDAFKESYKYNQDFSAIQEIERNEELDSETINSGLTEEEKELIDSVNNEIITGKKKNFNDELNDYLDNNHRQVSNNHSYLNSGASANTSQLSEYEKEMQLFKEQMLFIDSLTKSEEEKKDVKSEKSIAEVKEKPKMDVSKYNPLTINHFNTITQEKHSKFIRAILDEGLTVYDGSRIRIRLLDNIFVGQHVIEKGKYLYGVISGFGKQRVKISIESILYEDQILPVDLVLFDNDGMEGLYVPESKFRDFTKDLASNTVSGQNLQIETDDENTNQFLIGLAQKAFQTTTRATSQAVRKNRAKLKYNTIVYLVNPDKIN; translated from the coding sequence ATGAAGATTAAGTTTAATCAACCTAAATACATCTTACCCCTAATTGTACTTCCTTTTACTTTTATAATTGCTTACTTAGTGGATAGCAATTTTGCATTTGGTAGTGAAGAAGAACTAGGAGTAGAATTAAAAGAGACCGATAAGTTTAATACAGAAATACCTGAGCCACATTTAGATAAACGAGATGTGAAAGATAAATTCGATGCTTTTAAAGAAAGTTATAAATACAATCAGGATTTTTCTGCTATACAAGAAATTGAGCGAAATGAAGAATTGGATTCCGAAACAATAAATAGTGGTTTAACTGAAGAAGAAAAGGAATTAATTGATTCGGTAAATAATGAGATCATTACAGGTAAGAAGAAAAACTTCAATGATGAATTGAACGATTATCTAGATAATAACCATAGGCAGGTTTCTAACAATCATAGTTATTTAAATTCTGGAGCATCTGCTAATACTAGTCAGTTATCAGAGTATGAAAAAGAGATGCAATTGTTTAAAGAGCAGATGCTTTTTATTGATAGTCTGACAAAATCTGAAGAAGAAAAAAAGGATGTAAAGAGCGAGAAAAGTATAGCAGAAGTAAAAGAAAAGCCCAAAATGGATGTAAGTAAATACAACCCATTGACAATCAACCATTTTAATACAATTACTCAAGAGAAACATAGCAAATTTATAAGGGCTATTCTTGATGAAGGTTTAACTGTTTATGATGGTAGTCGAATTAGAATAAGATTGTTAGATAACATTTTTGTAGGACAACATGTGATTGAAAAAGGGAAATATTTATATGGAGTTATTTCTGGATTTGGTAAACAAAGAGTGAAAATTTCTATTGAAAGTATTCTTTATGAGGATCAAATTTTACCTGTTGACTTGGTTCTGTTTGATAATGATGGTATGGAAGGTTTATATGTACCGGAGTCAAAGTTTAGGGATTTTACTAAAGATCTGGCTAGTAATACTGTAAGTGGCCAAAATCTCCAAATTGAAACAGATGATGAAAATACTAATCAGTTTCTGATTGGTTTGGCACAAAAAGCTTTTCAAACTACTACCAGAGCTACAAGTCAGGCTGTAAGAAAAAATAGGGCTAAGTTAAAGTATAACACCATTGTTTATTTAGTAAATCCAGATAAGATAAATTAG
- the traN gene encoding conjugative transposon protein TraN, whose amino-acid sequence MKRIYVLYTLLQFSVLLLYAQEEEIETISVNTDISTHFILSEPIEYVDISTNAVVGDLPASNILRIKPLEDSLDLGVVTIVGEQYMVQYKLEWGSVKEAVKRKKVTRSDGIGIKNLNVKLSKEHMEYFSLEIIKRKPSYFTVKSQGTKMEVKLNNIYTIKDYFFIDISCLNHTNIKYDIDQIRFKIEDKKMVKATNFQQVEIEPEYQLYEDVNAFKKKYRNVFAFPKFTFPDEKVFTIEFAEKQISGRTITLKIDYSDVLNADIL is encoded by the coding sequence ATGAAAAGAATCTATGTTTTATATACATTATTACAATTTTCAGTATTGCTTTTATATGCGCAAGAAGAAGAGATTGAAACAATTAGTGTAAATACAGATATATCTACACATTTTATCCTATCTGAACCAATTGAGTATGTAGATATTAGTACCAATGCCGTAGTCGGAGATTTACCAGCTTCTAATATTTTAAGGATAAAACCATTAGAAGATTCTTTGGACTTAGGTGTCGTAACTATTGTAGGAGAGCAGTACATGGTACAGTACAAGTTAGAATGGGGTAGTGTTAAAGAAGCAGTAAAAAGGAAAAAAGTTACCCGTAGTGATGGAATAGGCATTAAAAATCTTAATGTGAAATTGTCTAAAGAACATATGGAATATTTTTCATTGGAAATTATCAAACGAAAGCCCTCTTACTTTACCGTTAAATCTCAGGGAACTAAAATGGAGGTTAAACTCAATAATATTTATACCATTAAAGATTACTTCTTTATTGATATAAGTTGTTTAAACCATACCAATATTAAATATGATATTGACCAGATTAGATTTAAGATAGAGGATAAAAAAATGGTGAAGGCGACAAATTTTCAGCAAGTAGAGATTGAGCCTGAATATCAATTATATGAAGATGTAAATGCGTTTAAGAAGAAGTATAGAAATGTGTTTGCCTTTCCTAAATTTACATTTCCAGATGAAAAGGTTTTTACTATAGAGTTCGCAGAAAAACAAATATCTGGCAGGACTATAACCTTGAAAATAGACTATTCAGATGTGTTAAATGCTGATATATTATGA
- a CDS encoding type IV secretory system conjugative DNA transfer family protein: MEESKEIQKIYSLMQGVIYITVLMDITIFILVGKELFPEMVEDIFHRFALMGIYQHVLYSKLLTLVLITIVSIGTKSRKKIDLNPATHILLPLLLGLSLFFGAYFFYYFNVNILLYKQFSVFDLGYIITSLMGAVMIHISLDNVSKRISSSLMKDRFNIENESFEQSKKVVLNEYSVNIPMQFYYNRKVNNGWINIANPFRGTLLIGTPGSGKTFGVIIPFIKQHLAKGFSAVVYDYKFPDLGKVTYYHFLVNKRQSLKNHKFHVINLDEIEKSRRVNPLKADYIKTLADAVETAEALVESLRKSDRSSGADQFFNQSAINFLSSVIYFFSRFEGGKYSSLAHVLAFINRSYEEIFSVLFTEPELESLLSPFKSAFDKKAFDQLEGQIGTLKINISRLATKEAFWVFSGDDFNLQINNPTTPGVLVIANNPDTQNINSTCYALVINRLTRLVNKKDKLPTSIIVDELPTLYFHKIENLIATARSNKVSVLLGLQELPQFEQQYGKETAKTICAVIANVLSGSVRNKETLDWLEKLFGKVIQVKTGMSIDRSRTALSMNEYMEYLIPAAKIAGLKTGELVGRIPQEAAHFNGQYVSSSYHCKVNLNTDLIKEEEKNYIDLPNFYNFGGNKDKILRKNMLLINSQIENIVKEYA; the protein is encoded by the coding sequence ATGGAAGAGAGCAAAGAGATTCAAAAAATATATTCTTTAATGCAGGGAGTAATCTATATAACTGTGTTGATGGATATTACTATCTTTATTTTAGTAGGTAAGGAGTTATTTCCTGAAATGGTAGAAGACATATTTCATCGTTTTGCACTGATGGGTATTTACCAGCATGTTTTATATTCCAAGCTTCTTACTTTAGTTTTAATTACAATTGTTTCAATAGGGACTAAATCGAGAAAAAAAATAGATTTAAATCCGGCAACTCATATATTACTTCCCTTACTATTAGGATTAAGCCTTTTTTTTGGAGCTTACTTTTTTTATTACTTCAATGTAAATATACTATTATATAAACAGTTTTCAGTATTTGATCTGGGGTACATAATCACGTCACTTATGGGAGCAGTGATGATACACATATCATTGGATAATGTATCAAAACGAATTAGTTCATCTCTAATGAAAGATAGATTTAACATAGAAAACGAGTCTTTTGAGCAGAGTAAAAAAGTAGTGCTAAATGAGTATTCGGTGAATATACCGATGCAGTTTTATTATAATAGAAAGGTTAATAATGGTTGGATCAATATTGCCAATCCATTTAGAGGCACTCTATTAATAGGTACGCCTGGTTCTGGGAAAACTTTTGGTGTAATCATTCCATTTATTAAACAGCATTTGGCAAAAGGCTTTTCTGCTGTAGTTTATGATTACAAGTTTCCCGATTTAGGTAAAGTAACTTACTATCACTTTTTAGTAAACAAAAGACAGAGCTTAAAAAACCATAAATTTCATGTGATTAATTTAGATGAAATTGAAAAAAGCCGAAGAGTTAATCCTTTAAAAGCAGATTATATTAAAACATTGGCAGATGCCGTAGAAACTGCTGAAGCCTTGGTTGAATCATTAAGAAAATCTGACAGGAGTTCTGGTGCAGATCAGTTTTTTAACCAGTCTGCAATCAATTTTTTATCTAGTGTCATATATTTTTTTTCAAGATTTGAAGGGGGAAAATATTCTTCTTTAGCTCATGTATTGGCCTTTATAAATAGAAGTTACGAAGAAATTTTTAGTGTTTTATTTACAGAGCCAGAGCTGGAGAGTTTGCTTTCACCATTTAAGTCTGCTTTTGATAAAAAAGCTTTTGATCAATTAGAAGGTCAAATAGGTACTTTAAAAATTAATATTTCACGACTTGCAACAAAAGAGGCATTTTGGGTATTCTCAGGGGATGATTTTAACCTGCAGATAAATAATCCTACAACACCAGGTGTATTGGTAATCGCAAATAATCCAGACACTCAAAATATTAATAGTACTTGTTACGCATTAGTAATTAATAGGCTAACAAGATTGGTAAACAAGAAAGATAAATTGCCAACTTCTATAATTGTTGACGAGCTGCCAACTTTATATTTTCATAAAATCGAAAATTTGATTGCTACAGCAAGGAGCAATAAAGTTTCTGTATTATTGGGTTTACAGGAATTGCCACAGTTCGAACAGCAATATGGGAAAGAAACTGCTAAAACGATTTGTGCTGTTATTGCCAATGTACTTTCGGGATCTGTTAGAAATAAAGAAACCTTGGACTGGCTTGAGAAGCTATTCGGAAAGGTTATACAAGTAAAGACGGGGATGAGCATAGATCGTAGCAGAACTGCTCTTTCTATGAATGAGTATATGGAATATTTAATACCAGCAGCCAAAATTGCAGGTTTAAAAACAGGAGAACTGGTAGGTAGAATTCCGCAAGAGGCAGCTCATTTTAACGGACAGTATGTTTCGAGCTCTTATCATTGCAAAGTGAACTTAAATACGGATTTGATAAAAGAAGAAGAAAAAAACTATATTGATTTGCCGAATTTCTATAACTTCGGGGGTAACAAAGATAAAATCTTAAGAAAGAATATGTTACTTATTAATTCACAGATCGAAAATATAGTTAAAGAATATGCATAA
- a CDS encoding DUF2490 domain-containing protein, with protein MNTKEPLLFILCFLPLISNPTLAQSRYQIGGLPSINFNYKLAKYWSINYKVESRQLLEQGIFNVINDKKYKYILTDNSVLLAKKVGLNARIAGGYLLRFSEGGSTHRLIQQYAVTQKLSGFRLAHRAVADQTFSSTETTTFRIRYRLATEIPLNGESADLKELYFKISNEYLNSIQNSVYDIEIRLAPLFGYSISTIHKIEAGVDYRISSFVNQSAQHSFWTCLNWYIEI; from the coding sequence TTGAATACTAAAGAACCATTATTATTTATTCTTTGCTTCTTGCCATTAATCTCAAATCCAACATTGGCTCAAAGTAGATATCAGATTGGCGGTTTACCATCCATCAACTTTAATTATAAATTAGCTAAATATTGGTCTATTAATTATAAAGTAGAGTCGCGCCAGTTATTAGAACAAGGAATATTTAATGTTATAAATGATAAAAAGTACAAATATATACTCACTGATAATTCAGTGCTATTAGCAAAAAAAGTTGGTCTAAATGCTAGAATTGCAGGCGGTTATTTATTGCGTTTTAGTGAAGGAGGATCAACTCATCGTCTAATTCAGCAATATGCAGTAACACAAAAGTTGTCTGGTTTTAGATTGGCTCATCGTGCTGTTGCTGACCAAACTTTTTCATCTACTGAAACTACAACGTTTAGGATAAGATATAGATTGGCAACAGAGATTCCTTTAAATGGTGAATCAGCAGATTTAAAAGAATTGTATTTCAAAATAAGTAACGAATATCTTAATAGTATACAAAATTCTGTATATGATATTGAAATTAGATTAGCACCATTGTTTGGATATTCAATTTCTACAATTCATAAAATTGAAGCAGGAGTAGATTATAGGATAAGTTCTTTTGTGAACCAATCTGCACAACATAGTTTTTGGACATGTCTGAATTGGTACATAGAAATATGA
- a CDS encoding response regulator, translating into MEESKSDQTFIKGDLFRNGIFANIACCDTKEAYLRYLHCFKPDILLLNNVSSFDNMEALQIANSIYKNIPIIYITKTVSDELLKTLLNRIQALITKDCLEELVTLIQIIWLNVLLKSEKENCKMTILNKRLNSLKYQVSLHIENKKVFINL; encoded by the coding sequence TTGGAAGAATCAAAATCAGATCAAACCTTCATTAAAGGTGATTTATTTAGAAATGGTATTTTTGCTAACATAGCTTGTTGTGATACCAAAGAGGCATATTTAAGATATTTACATTGTTTTAAGCCAGATATTCTTTTATTAAATAATGTATCTAGTTTTGATAATATGGAAGCATTACAAATCGCAAATAGTATTTATAAAAATATTCCTATTATTTATATTACAAAAACTGTTTCTGATGAGCTTTTAAAAACTTTGCTCAATCGAATACAAGCCTTAATAACTAAAGATTGTTTAGAAGAACTAGTAACATTAATACAAATTATATGGTTAAATGTTTTATTAAAAAGTGAAAAAGAAAATTGTAAAATGACTATTTTAAACAAAAGATTAAACAGTTTAAAATACCAGGTATCTTTACATATAGAAAACAAAAAAGTGTTTATTAACCTGTAA
- a CDS encoding TraB/GumN family protein, which yields MKLITYIILLLIYYNHLALGFNNFIPPTIINQEDSINTILFEIKSQDTEKISYLFGTHHAFGQTFFESLNAAKQGLLNSDMLIVESLNIPGQLAEDIINQRTLETNWLKYLSNDDYLFVDSIFAKSKIDLNKIIPTELYVFLNRYYNETICQAKQSADERLSLDNYIAKVASDNELKLIGLETVKEQLEIIKKDVEGMPRKVHKKRLETILQKIQSSNNDNCSEIAWYKNMDFDFNFDQPCQNTLVLTNRNNRWLKELSNYLKTKNCFIAVGLSHLMFECGLINQLRKMGYTVTPVLIK from the coding sequence ATGAAATTAATTACTTACATAATTTTATTACTAATTTACTACAATCATTTAGCCTTAGGATTTAATAATTTTATCCCTCCTACAATCATTAATCAAGAAGATAGTATTAATACTATTTTGTTTGAAATTAAATCTCAGGACACTGAAAAAATCTCTTATTTATTTGGTACTCATCATGCATTTGGTCAAACTTTTTTTGAATCTTTGAACGCAGCTAAGCAAGGGTTATTAAATTCAGATATGCTAATTGTAGAAAGTTTAAATATACCTGGTCAATTAGCTGAAGATATTATTAACCAACGTACCCTAGAAACTAATTGGTTAAAGTATTTAAGTAATGATGATTATCTTTTTGTCGATAGTATTTTCGCTAAAAGCAAAATTGACTTAAATAAAATTATACCAACAGAACTGTATGTTTTTTTAAACAGGTATTATAATGAAACTATATGTCAGGCCAAACAAAGTGCGGATGAGAGATTATCATTAGACAACTACATTGCTAAAGTTGCTTCAGATAATGAGTTGAAGCTAATTGGACTTGAAACGGTAAAAGAGCAGTTAGAAATTATTAAAAAAGATGTTGAAGGAATGCCTAGAAAGGTACATAAAAAAAGACTTGAAACAATTCTACAAAAAATCCAAAGTAGTAACAATGATAACTGCTCTGAAATAGCTTGGTATAAAAATATGGACTTTGATTTTAACTTCGATCAGCCATGTCAAAATACACTTGTACTTACTAATAGAAATAATAGATGGCTAAAAGAATTATCAAATTATTTAAAAACAAAAAATTGTTTCATTGCTGTAGGATTAAGTCATTTAATGTTTGAATGTGGATTGATAAACCAATTAAGAAAAATGGGATACACTGTAACTCCTGTACTTATAAAATGA
- a CDS encoding IS5 family transposase: MPACKDIYKPRNWKAYNASLCMRGSLTLWLSAGVYRDWCDISKQDKVVGEKHYSDLIIELCLTIRQVYRLPLRQCTGFLKSIFSLMGLSDLAVPNYSTLSRRASGLDLKLSGRPLDQKMNIAVDSTGLKVYGEGEWKVRKHGITKRRTWRKLHLGIDLKSQQIVACVLTDNSVDDAEAVSAVLAQVTAPLGKFYGDGAYDKKKCRRAIYKRGGDIIIPPAKNAVISKEKHPELISRNQAIERIEQIGRRAWKLEAGYHKRSLSEVAMHRYKGSISSGLNARKFENQVTEAKLGCHILNIFNRCGMPNSVKI; the protein is encoded by the coding sequence ATGCCTGCCTGTAAAGATATATATAAACCGAGAAATTGGAAAGCCTACAACGCATCACTTTGTATGCGAGGCAGCCTAACACTATGGCTATCAGCCGGAGTTTATCGTGATTGGTGTGATATTTCAAAGCAGGACAAAGTAGTAGGGGAAAAACATTATTCTGATTTGATCATTGAGCTTTGTTTAACAATCCGGCAGGTGTATCGATTGCCATTACGTCAATGTACAGGATTCTTAAAAAGCATATTTTCATTAATGGGATTATCAGATTTAGCAGTGCCTAACTACAGTACACTTTCAAGAAGAGCTTCGGGATTAGATTTAAAGTTAAGTGGTAGGCCATTAGACCAAAAAATGAACATAGCAGTAGATAGTACAGGCTTAAAGGTGTATGGTGAAGGCGAGTGGAAAGTCAGAAAACATGGGATAACCAAACGCAGAACGTGGCGAAAGCTTCATTTAGGTATTGACCTTAAGAGTCAACAAATTGTAGCTTGTGTGCTGACCGACAATTCTGTAGATGACGCTGAAGCAGTCTCAGCAGTACTAGCCCAAGTAACTGCTCCATTGGGCAAATTCTATGGAGATGGAGCTTACGATAAGAAGAAATGTAGAAGAGCCATTTATAAAAGAGGGGGAGACATCATTATTCCACCTGCTAAGAACGCTGTAATCAGCAAAGAAAAGCATCCTGAATTAATCAGTAGAAATCAAGCCATTGAGCGAATAGAACAAATAGGAAGAAGAGCATGGAAGCTAGAGGCTGGATACCACAAACGAAGCTTATCGGAAGTAGCTATGCATAGATACAAAGGGAGTATTAGTAGTGGTCTAAATGCACGCAAATTTGAAAATCAGGTGACAGAAGCTAAGCTTGGTTGCCACATCTTGAATATTTTTAATAGGTGTGGTATGCCTAATTCTGTCAAAATTTAA
- a CDS encoding beta-barrel fold lipoprotein: MKQSALYFLAFFFLAISCTDIDEDDITPEDSDTAIFKVQIEQEGNYDKFLRSLVFDTDQAVDDDFKNSETNEILEGTLYSESGELEDSNFTIVTRQKVKSISIQALISWTLGVEDGETASINLSIFINDEIIDTQTITLDGTGSANFQQTYNAADY, from the coding sequence ATGAAACAATCAGCCTTATATTTTTTAGCTTTTTTCTTTCTGGCAATTTCATGTACGGATATTGATGAGGATGATATAACACCAGAAGATTCTGATACAGCTATTTTTAAAGTGCAAATAGAACAAGAAGGAAACTATGACAAGTTCTTAAGGTCATTGGTTTTTGATACAGATCAAGCAGTAGATGATGATTTTAAAAACTCAGAGACTAATGAGATATTGGAAGGAACCTTGTATAGTGAATCAGGTGAGTTGGAAGATTCAAACTTTACCATAGTTACAAGGCAAAAAGTAAAAAGTATATCTATACAAGCATTGATTTCTTGGACATTGGGAGTAGAAGATGGTGAAACTGCCAGTATTAATCTTTCAATATTTATAAATGATGAAATTATAGATACTCAAACTATTACATTGGATGGGACTGGTTCTGCTAATTTTCAACAAACATATAATGCTGCAGATTATTAA